In Vigna radiata var. radiata cultivar VC1973A chromosome 3, Vradiata_ver6, whole genome shotgun sequence, the following proteins share a genomic window:
- the LOC106757571 gene encoding auxin-induced protein AUX28-like, giving the protein MEVGLNKENMGFEETELRLGLPGGNAASPTEELLRKRGFSQTQTHHDTATVDLMLNLSSKEPTTGSDPSHKHNSLPKDNTLLPADPAKPPAKAQVVGWPPVRSFRKNMLAVQKSIGEESEKNSSPNASFVKVSMDGAPYLRKVDLKMYKSYRELSDSLGKMFSSFTIGNCESQGMKDFMNESKLMDLLNSSDYVPTYEDKDGDWMLVGDVPWEMFVESCKRLRIMKGKEAIGLGLAPRAMAKSKNRS; this is encoded by the exons TAAGGCTTGGACTCCCTGGAGGAAACGCTGCCTCACCCACTGAAGAACTTCTTAGGAAGAGAGGTTTCTCTCAGACTCAAACTCACCATGACACTGCCACTGTAGATTTGATGCTTAATCTTTCATCCAAGGAACCAACCACTGGATCAGATCCATCTCATAAACACAACTCCTTGCCTAAGGACAACACCCTTCTCCCTGCAGATCCTGCTAAGCCTCCAGCCAA GGCACAGGTGGTGGGTTGGCCACCTGTGCGGTCCTTCCGGAAGAATATGTTAGCTGTGCAAAAGAGTATTGGAGAAGAGAGTGAGAAGAATAGCAGCCCTAATGCAAGCTTTGTGAAAGTTAGCATGGATGGAGCTCCTTATCTCCGCAAAGTGGACTTGAAGATGTATAAGAGTTACCGCGAGCTCTCTGATTCTTTAGGCAAAATGTTCAGCTCCTTCACCATTG GGAATTGTGAATCCCAAGGAATGAAGGATTTCATGAATGAGAGCAAACTGATGGATCTTTTGAACAGCTCTGATTATGTCCCAACCTATGAGGACAAGGATGGTGACTGGATGCTTGTCGGTGATGTCCCATGGGA GATGTTTGTTGAATCATGCAAGCGTTTACGCATCATGAAAGGAAAGGAGGCTATTGGTCTTGGTCTTG CACCAAGAGCCATGGCAAAAAGCAAGAACAGGAGCTAG
- the LOC106757570 gene encoding ATP-dependent kinase YFH7 isoform X2 gives MEATFSSTTGRGYWNKVCADAEPLLLRVVENRDRNPSSLSIARSSKFVQLSLRRRKSSLFKVLSAEKDQIHVVEGSCVDELYDALVARLLPLVLLSSNPNHKLLVGLAGPPGAGKSTLAHEVARRINKIWLEKASSFDSKVQPPDIAIVFPMDGFHLYRSELDAMENPEEAHARRGAPWTFNPLRLLTCLKNLRIDGSVYVPSFDHGVGDPVEDDIFVNLQFIDIDIDKAMQRVLKRHISTGKPPDIAKQRIENNDRFNAELIMKSKKNADIVIKSVDF, from the exons ATGGAAGCAACTTTCTCTTCAACGACCGGAAGAGGGTACTGGAATAAGGTTTGTGCTGATGCAG AACCTTTGCTCCTGAGAGTAGTGGAGAATCGCGACCGGAATCCGTCTTCACTGTCCATCGCGCGTTCTAGCAAGTTTGTGCAGCTGTCACTTCGAAGGAGGAAGAGTTCTCTCTTTAAG GTTTTATCAGCTGAAAAGGATCAAATTCATGTTGTAGAAGGAAG CTGTGTTGATGAGTTATATGATGCATTAGTTGCACGTCTTCTGCCTTTGGTGTTACTGTCATCAAATCCTAATCACAA GCTTTTAGTTGGCCTGGCTGGTCCTCCAGGTGCTGGAAAGAGCACTCTGGCACACGAAGTAGCCAGACGCATAAacaaaatttggctagagaaagCTTCTTCCTTTGACTCTAAGGTGCAACCTCCAGATATTGCGATTGTCTTTCCCATGGATGGCTTTCATCTTTATCGTTCAGAACTAGATGCAATGGAG AATCCCGAGGAAGCACATGCCAGAAGGGGAG CTCCCTGGACATTCAATCCATTGCGGTTACTCACATGTCTCAAGAATCTAAGAATTGAT GGATCAGTTTATGTACCATCGTTTGACCATGGTGTTGGGGACCCAGTGGAAGATGATATCTTTGTGAACCTTCA GTTTATTGATATTGACATTGACAAAGCTATGCAGCGAGTTTTAAAGAGGCATATTTCAACTG GCAAACCTCCAGACATTGCTAAACAACGG ATAGAGAACAACGACAGGTTCAATGCAGAACTTATAATGAAGTCTAAGAAAAATGCTGATATAGTTATCAAGTCAGTTGATTTCTGA
- the LOC106757570 gene encoding putative uridine kinase C227.14 isoform X1: MEATFSSTTGRGYWNKVCADAEPLLLRVVENRDRNPSSLSIARSSKFVQLSLRRRKSSLFKVLSAEKDQIHVVEGSCVDELYDALVARLLPLVLLSSNPNHKLLVGLAGPPGAGKSTLAHEVARRINKIWLEKASSFDSKVQPPDIAIVFPMDGFHLYRSELDAMENPEEAHARRGAPWTFNPLRLLTCLKNLRIDGSVYVPSFDHGVGDPVEDDIFVNLQHKVVIVEGNYLLLEDGVWKEISSLFDEKWFIDIDIDKAMQRVLKRHISTGKPPDIAKQRIENNDRFNAELIMKSKKNADIVIKSVDF; this comes from the exons ATGGAAGCAACTTTCTCTTCAACGACCGGAAGAGGGTACTGGAATAAGGTTTGTGCTGATGCAG AACCTTTGCTCCTGAGAGTAGTGGAGAATCGCGACCGGAATCCGTCTTCACTGTCCATCGCGCGTTCTAGCAAGTTTGTGCAGCTGTCACTTCGAAGGAGGAAGAGTTCTCTCTTTAAG GTTTTATCAGCTGAAAAGGATCAAATTCATGTTGTAGAAGGAAG CTGTGTTGATGAGTTATATGATGCATTAGTTGCACGTCTTCTGCCTTTGGTGTTACTGTCATCAAATCCTAATCACAA GCTTTTAGTTGGCCTGGCTGGTCCTCCAGGTGCTGGAAAGAGCACTCTGGCACACGAAGTAGCCAGACGCATAAacaaaatttggctagagaaagCTTCTTCCTTTGACTCTAAGGTGCAACCTCCAGATATTGCGATTGTCTTTCCCATGGATGGCTTTCATCTTTATCGTTCAGAACTAGATGCAATGGAG AATCCCGAGGAAGCACATGCCAGAAGGGGAG CTCCCTGGACATTCAATCCATTGCGGTTACTCACATGTCTCAAGAATCTAAGAATTGAT GGATCAGTTTATGTACCATCGTTTGACCATGGTGTTGGGGACCCAGTGGAAGATGATATCTTTGTGAACCTTCA GCACAAGGTTGTTATTGTAGAAGGTAACTATTTACTCTTGGAAGATGGGGTATGGAAGGAGATATCATCTTTGTTTGACGAAAAATG GTTTATTGATATTGACATTGACAAAGCTATGCAGCGAGTTTTAAAGAGGCATATTTCAACTG GCAAACCTCCAGACATTGCTAAACAACGG ATAGAGAACAACGACAGGTTCAATGCAGAACTTATAATGAAGTCTAAGAAAAATGCTGATATAGTTATCAAGTCAGTTGATTTCTGA
- the LOC106757350 gene encoding F-box/LRR-repeat protein 17: MQHFHTRSSNASSQSKFGKKRGSYNCGRCGLPKKGHICTISTPATSTSATPSHSSLSVVASAPSSFSAAGCPPLHPRRALSFDDEESDGLDPLESTAVWPHGDDLDSSGLPGNVLWNVFKRLPPSGLLTAAKVSRGWRDMTKRLWKAAEELRLRVPASVQVGFVASMLQKCPGIVSLSIVMESDLDSTMLACIAFSCPNLIFLEILVSDSAVNRITGTELGRFVADKKSLKSLKMEGCCSLGGFLLCSSSLSTIWLSDLYSHSKMVFNCPHLREISLKFSHRENDSTDLATMVEGLGRSCPRLQNIRIYSMQLSHTAVLALTAAQLRGLRMLSLVSGSDVTDASVAAIASSYPNLELLDLSGSSVSDSGISMICNVFSETLTRLLLALCPNVTSSGIQFATAQLPHLEIMDCGMTICEPDSGNPIADENNHKLQKMPIITNLHLTNQKLIIKHSCLKKLSLWGCSGLDALYLNCTQLKDLNLNSCRNLHPERLLLQCPSLENVHASGCQDMLVGAIQSQVCNAFTDLENNSPCKRLPDGSKRVRVPHLVNTESLNEETKRSRKKRRLCNVLLD, translated from the exons ATGCAACACTTTCACACAAGATCTTCCAATGCCTCTTCCCAATCCAAGTTCGGCAAGAAACGCGGTAGCTACAACTGCGGCCGCTGCGGTCTCCCTAAGAAGGGCCATATCTGCACCATCAGTACTCCGGCCACCTCCACTTCTGCCACTCCTTCCCATTCTTCTCTCTCTGTGGTGGCATCTGCTCCTTCCTCCTTCTCCGCCGCTGGCTGCCCTCCTCTCCATCCGCGTCGTGCTCTGTCATTCGATGACGAAGAATCTGACGGCCTTGATCCATTGGAGTCTACGGCCGTGTGGCCCCATGGGGATGATCTGGATTCGTCTGGGTTGCCGGGGAATGTCCTTTGGAACGTGTTTAAGAGGCTCCCGCCCTCTGGGCTCTTAACGGCGGCGAAAGTGTCCAGAGGCTGGAGGGATATGACGAAAAGATTGTGGAAGGCGGCTGAGGAGTTAAGACTCAGGGTTCCGGCGAGTGTCCAGGTGGGTTTCGTGGCGTCGATGTTGCAGAAGTGTCCGGGGATTGTGAGTCTCTCTATTGTAATGGAAAG TGACTTGGATTCCACAATGCTGGCTTGCATTGCATTTTCGTGCCCCAATTTGATATTCTTGGAGATTTTGGTTTCTGATTCTGCAGTCAATCGAATCACCGG GACTGAGTTAGGTCGATTTGTTGCTGATAAAAAGAGCCTCAAAAGCCTTAAGATGGAAGGCTGTTGTAGCCTTGGAGGCTTCCTTCTTTGTTCTTCTAGTCTTTCTACCATTTGGCTGTCCGATCTGTACTCTCATTCTAAGATG GTTTTTAATTGTCCTCACTTGAGGGAGATTTCATTGAAGTTTTCTCATCGAGAAAATGACAGTACTGATCTTGCAACCATGGTTGAAGGTTTGGGAAGAAGTTGCCCCAGGTTGCAAAACATACGTATATATTCAATGCAGCTTTCACATACTGCAGTGCTCGCTCTTACTGCTGCTCAGCTAAG GGGGCTCCGAATGCTTTCACTTGTTTCTGGATCTGATGTTACTGATGCATCTGTTGCTGCCATTGCCTCAAGCTATCCAAATCTGGAATTGCTTGATCTCAGTGG ATCCAGCGTAAGTGACAGTGGCATTAGCATGATTTGCAATGTGTTCTCTGAAACATTGACACGACTCCTTCTAGCTCTTTGCCCTAATGTGACTTCAA GTGGCATTCAGTTTGCTACTGCCCAATTGCCACATCTTGAAATTATGGACTGTGGCATGACAATATGTGAACCAGATTCTGGCAATCCAATTGCCGATGAAAATAACCACAAACTACAGAAGATGCCTATTATTACTAATCTACACCTTACAAACCAAAAGCTAATCATCAAACACAGCTGTTTAAAGAAACTTAGTTTATGGGGATGTTCGGGCTTGGAT GCCTTATATTTAAACTGCACTCAGCTCAAGGATCTGAATCTAAATTCTTGTAGAAATTTGCACCCAG AGAGACTGTTGCTTCAGTGCCCTAGTTTAGAAAATGTGCATGCGTCTGGTTGTCAGGACATGCTAGTTGGGGCTATCCAAAGTCAG GTTTGCAATGCTTTTACTGATTTGGAAAACAACTCACCTTGTAAGCGATTACCTGATGGCTCCAAAAGGGTTCGGGTCCCTCATCTAGTCAATACTGAG TCGCTCAATGAAGAAACGAAAAGAAGTAGAAAGAAGAGACGACTTTGTAACGTGCTCCTGGATTGA